The genomic interval GTCAGGTGCAGCACGTGCCGGCGGTGCTCCGCCTGCCGGTACAGCGTCGCCCGGCCGGAGCTCCCGAAGCCGTCCAGCCGGATCTTCGCCACGAAGCCCAGCTCGGCGAGCACGGCGGTGAGCAGCTCGCGGTGCTGGCGGGCGCCGTGGCCGCTGTACATCCTCCCAAGCGGGTGGGCGATGAGGGCGACGCCGCCCTTGCGGGCGACGGCGACGTGCTCGCTGTCCTCCAAGCGGTAAGGCGTCTCTTGGTGGCTGGTGTAGTGGGCGTAGGTGCGGTCGAAGAAGGGCTCGCGGATCGAGGCGAGCACCTCGGTTCCGCCGCCGTCGACGGGCACGAAGCGGGGCGCGGCCTCGTAGTTGAGGAAGGGCCCGCGGCCCAGCCCGGCCCGGGCCCGCAGGGCTTCGCCGGCGAGCGTGTAATCGATCTTGAAGCGGGCGGGACCCGCGTACGCGAGCCCGACGTCCAGCGCGAGCTCGTCCTCGCCGAGCCGCAGCGCGGCGTCGCCGATCAGCACGACCCTCCCGCCGGCCTCGGCGTAGGCGGCCAGCTTCTCGGCGTCGTCGCGGGTGAGGCAACGCTGCGTCACGACGACGGCGTCCTTGCCGGCGAGGCTCTCCGGCGTCACCCCCTCGAAGTCGCACTGCGTCTCGAGCAGCATCACGCAGGCGCCCTCGTCCTCCGGGGAGCTGGAGGTGCCGTGGACCGAGAGATCGCTGGGCCGCACGCCGAAGAGGACGCCCAGGTTGGTGTCGGGCTCGGCGCCGACGCAGAAGCGTTCGACCCGCCGGACGTGGGCGAAGACCTCGCCGATGTTGCGGTAGGTCTGCTCGTCGAGCTCGCCGCCGGGGTGCAGCTGGTCGCCGAAGCTGCAACGCGCGTTGAAGGCGAGCATCGTCGACGCCTCGTAGCGGATCGCGTCGGGGTGCTTGTAGCCGCCGAACTCGCCCCAGGCGGTGTGGAACTTGCCGCTCATGGCCAGCAGCTCCTTCTTGTCGCGGGCGAAGAAGCGGGCCCGCGGCGGGAGCTTGTCGTAGCCGCCCCAGACGGTCGGCAGGTCCTCGAGCTCGTAGTGCGTCTGATGCCGCAGGATCCGCGGCGGCGTGGTCATGTGCGTGAGGCCGTTGAAGAAGACCGAGCCGGGCTCCTCCGAATCCGCCGGCCGCAGCTCGTCGAGGATCGCCCGGCAGTCGCCCAGGAAGGCGTCCCACTTGTCGACGCTATACGCCGCCGCCGCGGCGTCGTCCTCGGCGTCGATTCCCGCCTCTTCCATCCCCGCCCGGCACCGCTCGCACCAGCAGGTCTCCAGGTTGCAGATGTCGTACCAGAGGCCGCGGGTCGGGTGCTTGGTGAGGATCTCGCGGGTCAGCTCGAGGATGTGCCGGCGGTAGTCGCCGCTGGGGCAGAGGAACTTCCAGAAGAACGCGTGGTACCGCTCGTCGGGGCCGCCGGTGAGCGCCGGCGGGTGCTCGTCCAGGTCGCGGTTGGTGTGGATCGTGCCGTCCTTGTTCCGGACGCACCAGCCCGGGTGCATCGAGGCCTCGGTCGCCGACCAGCCCACGGTCACGTACGCGGTGGTGCGGATGCCGGCCGCCTCGCACGCCCTCACCTGCTCGCCGAAGAGATCCAGGCCGGGCTTCAAGTTCGGGTGCCGCATGCCGACCTCGCTCGGGAAGTAGCACCACGAGTGGTGGCCCTTGGCGAAGAGGTTGATCGCGTCGACGTGGCCGAGCTTGAGGGTGGAGACGAAGGCCTCGGCGTCGAAGCGGTCGCCGATGTTCCCGAGGGCGTCGGAGGTGTGGAAGTCGAGGTGGACCTGGCGGAAGTTCGCGGATCCGAAGCGGGGTCTTGGCATGGCGGCGGCGCGGGGGCGATGGGCGAGCGAGAGGGGCGGCACGAAGCTAACGCGGCGGGCCCAATTCGTCATCGATAAACCGTGCCGGTCGACCGACCGCCCGCCGGCCCGGCGGGTCGTGTAGATTGTCGACAAGTCTCCTCCGGCGGCCGGGCACGTGCCCGCACCTCCCGCCGGCTGTCTCCTCCTCCTTTTCGGAGCCCCATGATGCGGATCCCCGACCGGATGCTGCTCTTGACCG from Phycisphaera mikurensis NBRC 102666 carries:
- a CDS encoding alpha-amylase family protein, with the translated sequence MPRPRFGSANFRQVHLDFHTSDALGNIGDRFDAEAFVSTLKLGHVDAINLFAKGHHSWCYFPSEVGMRHPNLKPGLDLFGEQVRACEAAGIRTTAYVTVGWSATEASMHPGWCVRNKDGTIHTNRDLDEHPPALTGGPDERYHAFFWKFLCPSGDYRRHILELTREILTKHPTRGLWYDICNLETCWCERCRAGMEEAGIDAEDDAAAAAYSVDKWDAFLGDCRAILDELRPADSEEPGSVFFNGLTHMTTPPRILRHQTHYELEDLPTVWGGYDKLPPRARFFARDKKELLAMSGKFHTAWGEFGGYKHPDAIRYEASTMLAFNARCSFGDQLHPGGELDEQTYRNIGEVFAHVRRVERFCVGAEPDTNLGVLFGVRPSDLSVHGTSSSPEDEGACVMLLETQCDFEGVTPESLAGKDAVVVTQRCLTRDDAEKLAAYAEAGGRVVLIGDAALRLGEDELALDVGLAYAGPARFKIDYTLAGEALRARAGLGRGPFLNYEAAPRFVPVDGGGTEVLASIREPFFDRTYAHYTSHQETPYRLEDSEHVAVARKGGVALIAHPLGRMYSGHGARQHRELLTAVLAELGFVAKIRLDGFGSSGRATLYRQAEHRRHVLHLTYGTPTLRGGCEVIEDLPTLHGVELDLALDGTKEVSLPLTEHAPQVRREGGRLRLTLPPFSCHAVVVLSDA